In Chryseobacterium lactis, a single genomic region encodes these proteins:
- a CDS encoding AraC family transcriptional regulator, translating to MKQLLSGKGSEANDIIYVECSDQDIRKIGTVLKDDFLSIFLFKKGKGIHTIGSEKHPIQKRHVHMVFPGQMHGLTFTEPTYFHLIIISKHKYAELMGGVQIPAIVYQKLPVINISKETFALLEKECRDIAFETLEHSCVMQYIIYAKTKIILQSLSREIRKTSGDFQVYDQHPVLFMFIVLIRKYFKEERTVNFYAGHLGITPNYLNVLCKKHLKKTASVVIDMVVIPVIKKEIITSDDLLINIAYDYSFQNYVHFSRYFKKYVGVSPTAYRKQV from the coding sequence ATGAAACAATTATTATCAGGAAAGGGTAGTGAAGCAAACGATATTATATATGTCGAGTGCAGCGATCAGGATATTCGTAAAATAGGAACGGTCCTGAAAGATGATTTTCTGTCTATTTTTTTGTTTAAAAAAGGGAAGGGGATTCACACCATTGGATCAGAAAAGCATCCTATACAAAAAAGGCATGTTCATATGGTATTTCCGGGACAAATGCATGGATTGACGTTTACGGAGCCTACTTATTTTCATCTCATTATTATATCTAAGCATAAATATGCAGAATTGATGGGAGGTGTACAGATTCCGGCCATTGTTTATCAGAAATTGCCTGTTATTAATATTTCCAAAGAGACATTTGCTTTACTTGAAAAAGAATGCAGAGATATCGCATTTGAAACTCTTGAGCATTCATGTGTGATGCAGTATATTATTTATGCAAAAACAAAAATTATCCTGCAAAGTCTCAGTAGGGAAATACGAAAAACCTCCGGGGATTTTCAGGTATATGATCAACATCCCGTATTATTTATGTTTATTGTTTTAATCAGGAAATATTTTAAAGAAGAAAGAACTGTAAATTTCTATGCGGGCCATCTGGGAATCACACCCAATTACTTGAATGTACTTTGTAAAAAACACCTGAAGAAAACAGCTTCTGTAGTGATCGATATGGTCGTTATTCCGGTTATCAAGAAAGAGATCATTACTTCTGATGATTTGCTTATCAATATTGCCTACGATTACAGCTTCCAAAACTATGTTCATTTCTCAAGATATTTTAAAAAATACGTAGGAGTATCTCCCACAGCTTATCGAAAACAGGTCTGA
- a CDS encoding alpha/beta hydrolase, giving the protein MSTKTIKFKNIAWDNAGILHFPTDFDKNKKYAAVVTMHPIGSCKEQTAGNVYGKALAEAGFVVLAFDASFQGESGGTPRYIENPYQRTDDVRYAIDYLETLPYVDADKIGILGVCGGGAYSLNIAMTERRIKAVVSITGVNFGRLLRDGFAGGSPMEVLNNVAAQRSAEAKGGDLLTINMLPDSVAAGKEAGIEDIDILEATDYYKTSRGQTKGGATSAVYSRMSIGMGWDAFYLSETLLTQPILVVIGDKPGGFGAFRDGYEIIRRAASTKKDLVVVKGFSHYDLYDQPEPVKQALEKAIPFFKENL; this is encoded by the coding sequence ATGAGTACGAAAACGATAAAATTCAAGAATATAGCCTGGGACAATGCAGGAATTTTGCACTTCCCGACAGATTTTGACAAAAACAAAAAATATGCAGCAGTGGTAACAATGCACCCGATTGGAAGCTGTAAAGAACAAACGGCAGGTAATGTGTATGGTAAGGCATTGGCAGAAGCAGGATTTGTGGTACTTGCATTTGATGCTTCTTTTCAGGGTGAAAGCGGTGGTACACCGAGATACATTGAAAACCCGTATCAGCGCACAGATGATGTGCGTTATGCTATTGATTATCTCGAAACGCTGCCTTATGTAGATGCTGACAAAATCGGCATTCTGGGTGTTTGTGGTGGTGGAGCCTATTCACTGAACATTGCAATGACCGAACGACGTATCAAAGCGGTTGTATCTATTACAGGGGTTAATTTCGGTCGCTTGCTGCGTGACGGCTTTGCAGGCGGAAGCCCGATGGAAGTGCTCAACAATGTAGCTGCCCAACGTTCTGCGGAAGCAAAAGGCGGGGATTTACTGACCATCAATATGCTTCCAGATAGCGTAGCAGCAGGAAAAGAAGCAGGTATAGAAGATATAGATATATTGGAAGCAACCGATTATTATAAAACTTCCCGGGGACAAACAAAAGGCGGAGCGACTAGTGCCGTATATTCCCGTATGAGTATAGGAATGGGTTGGGATGCGTTCTACCTGTCTGAAACTTTACTGACACAACCTATCCTTGTGGTAATCGGTGACAAGCCCGGAGGTTTCGGGGCGTTTAGGGACGGATATGAAATTATACGTCGTGCAGCTTCCACAAAAAAGGATCTTGTAGTGGTCAAAGGCTTTTCGCACTATGATTTGTATGACCAGCCAGAACCTGTAAAACAGGCATTGGAGAAAGCAATTCCCTTCTTCAAAGAAAATCTTTAA
- a CDS encoding thermonuclease family protein, with the protein MKRLMLVCLLFPLLMFSQTTGKVIKISDGDTITILLKGNQQKKLRLAEVDCPESGQPFGKSAKQFTSSQVFGKMINFTETSTDRYGRSIAKVYYDNGKYLSKELIKAGMGWWYFSYSKDTSLGKLQENAQREKIGLWQDVHAVAPWEYRKMKRELRNKKNELAKDQLKTKGAA; encoded by the coding sequence ATGAAACGATTAATGCTTGTGTGTTTACTTTTTCCGCTACTTATGTTTTCTCAAACTACCGGAAAAGTAATTAAAATTTCAGATGGGGATACCATTACCATCCTCTTAAAAGGAAACCAACAGAAAAAACTCAGGCTGGCCGAAGTCGATTGTCCTGAAAGCGGGCAGCCATTCGGAAAAAGTGCCAAACAATTTACCTCTTCTCAGGTATTTGGAAAGATGATTAATTTTACTGAAACGAGTACAGACCGTTACGGACGTTCCATTGCCAAAGTATATTATGATAACGGAAAATACCTTTCTAAAGAGTTGATTAAGGCGGGTATGGGTTGGTGGTATTTTTCCTATTCTAAAGATACTTCATTAGGAAAACTGCAGGAGAATGCCCAACGTGAAAAGATTGGTCTATGGCAGGATGTACATGCCGTTGCTCCCTGGGAATACAGAAAAATGAAACGGGAATTGAGAAATAAGAAAAATGAATTGGCTAAAGATCAATTAAAAACTAAAGGAGCTGCTTAA
- a CDS encoding helix-turn-helix domain-containing protein, protein MQTFKYLQETLQSSSEVLYFKTIGNTHQYYDFITYDYFILMLFEKGNGLNVMDEVSYKINPFQMHLYFPEQTLFYQLSPDAIVHEIHISNELFRLVSQHLKHSFAYYKKNPVINLTPEVFSKIVKECIGIRDELSMELGIQQIIKYRLHIISMMISREIYDHLPGNDGQPPLLLKKFLKLVILHHKENRSVTFYSEQLGITSNYLTILCRKYYSSTATAVINGEVIQGIKSYLANTRIPIKEIALEYSFYEMSTFSSFFKKHTGMPPSGYREKHFVSRTLI, encoded by the coding sequence ATGCAGACATTTAAATATCTTCAGGAAACACTACAGTCATCATCTGAGGTTTTATATTTTAAAACAATAGGAAATACCCATCAGTATTATGATTTTATCACTTACGATTACTTTATTCTTATGCTTTTTGAAAAAGGTAACGGTCTCAATGTTATGGATGAGGTATCTTACAAAATCAATCCTTTTCAGATGCATCTTTACTTTCCGGAACAAACATTATTCTATCAGTTAAGTCCGGATGCTATTGTTCACGAAATACATATTTCTAATGAGCTTTTCAGATTAGTAAGCCAACATCTGAAACATTCTTTTGCGTATTATAAAAAAAATCCGGTAATCAATCTGACTCCTGAGGTGTTCAGTAAAATCGTAAAAGAATGCATCGGAATCCGGGATGAGCTTAGTATGGAACTAGGAATACAGCAAATCATTAAATACCGCCTACATATTATTTCAATGATGATCAGCAGAGAAATTTATGACCATCTGCCAGGGAACGACGGCCAGCCTCCCCTACTTCTTAAAAAATTTCTAAAGCTGGTTATTCTTCATCATAAAGAAAACCGTTCAGTTACGTTTTATTCGGAACAACTTGGTATCACCTCCAATTATCTGACTATTCTATGTAGAAAGTATTACTCCAGCACCGCTACTGCAGTCATCAACGGAGAAGTCATACAGGGCATAAAATCATATCTGGCTAATACGCGAATTCCCATTAAAGAAATCGCCTTAGAATATAGCTTCTATGAAATGTCTACATTTTCCAGTTTTTTCAAAAAACATACAGGAATGCCGCCTTCAGGATATCGGGAAAAACATTTTGTATCGCGGACTTTAATATAA
- a CDS encoding DUF11 domain-containing protein, with amino-acid sequence MDRKIPILLLLSIGSLFPLFGQTAPNLEFATASGDGNPTGNGPVTSTVISFNKNTNNPGGDTFSLYAPQLKATFTISNMQYNSAASIGSAINNASAPIFPLLNSIGSPANNNFTSSGASTGTGINTGFNRGIGLFVNSSVLSGQSTNGTYQMADLVITFNRPVDNPILHIGGMGGVQGSMGLTAGFEYVSSNIPVTFSRLSGNSNNFMVTSTTIHNTAPTPSTSGANSGSGSVLVTGKGITSLTLRLTMRGSGQQANWQSGTGDQVMMGISLLESNLSITKSVNNPTPKSGTNVIFTLTAQNSGASNNTNVKVTDQLPDGYTFINASTATGSYNNSSGVWTIGNLNDGSSTTLDITTKVNYAGNYTNTANITGDINDPDTSNNSSSSTPNVQTVCYEDKNSVSAGINSKFGITTLKRAGNNTWPTTRNSAHMVLESNNKGFVITRIEKASLGNITNPVEGMIVYDLTDKCLKVFADGVWSCFSKPTCP; translated from the coding sequence ATGGATAGAAAAATACCGATTCTTCTCTTGTTATCAATAGGTTCTTTATTCCCTTTATTTGGCCAAACAGCTCCCAATCTGGAATTTGCAACTGCATCAGGTGACGGAAATCCTACCGGAAATGGGCCGGTGACTTCTACTGTCATTAGCTTTAATAAAAATACGAATAACCCCGGCGGAGATACATTTTCTTTGTACGCTCCCCAGTTAAAAGCAACATTCACTATTTCCAATATGCAGTATAACTCAGCGGCCAGTATCGGATCTGCGATTAACAATGCATCAGCACCTATTTTTCCGTTGTTAAATTCAATAGGAAGCCCTGCCAATAACAATTTCACTTCTTCCGGTGCCTCAACAGGAACGGGTATAAATACCGGGTTTAACAGAGGGATTGGCTTATTTGTCAATTCTTCAGTACTGTCCGGACAATCTACCAATGGTACTTATCAAATGGCTGATCTTGTTATTACATTCAACCGACCAGTTGATAATCCTATTCTTCATATAGGTGGCATGGGTGGTGTACAAGGTTCTATGGGGCTTACTGCAGGTTTTGAATACGTATCTTCAAATATTCCTGTAACATTCTCAAGGCTTTCCGGAAACTCAAATAATTTCATGGTAACCTCTACTACCATTCACAATACAGCCCCAACGCCTTCTACTTCAGGAGCCAATTCCGGATCAGGCTCAGTGCTGGTGACCGGGAAAGGGATTACAAGTCTTACTCTAAGGCTCACGATGCGTGGATCCGGGCAACAGGCTAATTGGCAAAGCGGAACCGGCGATCAGGTGATGATGGGAATCTCTTTATTGGAAAGTAATCTTTCAATAACAAAATCAGTAAACAACCCTACTCCTAAAAGCGGTACTAATGTCATTTTTACACTAACGGCTCAAAATAGCGGAGCATCAAATAACACCAATGTTAAAGTTACTGATCAGTTACCGGACGGTTACACTTTTATCAATGCTTCAACCGCTACCGGTTCTTACAATAATTCATCAGGGGTATGGACTATCGGAAATTTAAATGATGGAAGTTCAACCACCTTAGATATCACAACAAAAGTGAATTACGCCGGAAATTATACGAACACAGCAAATATTACGGGTGATATAAACGATCCGGACACTTCGAATAACAGTTCCTCATCAACACCAAATGTCCAAACCGTTTGTTACGAAGACAAAAACTCAGTCTCAGCAGGTATCAATTCTAAATTCGGAATAACAACATTAAAAAGAGCAGGAAATAATACATGGCCTACCACAAGAAATTCGGCGCATATGGTATTGGAGTCCAATAATAAAGGATTTGTAATCACTCGTATAGAAAAAGCTTCTTTAGGTAATATCACCAATCCTGTGGAAGGAATGATAGTGTATGACCTAACTGATAAATGTCTTAAAGTATTTGCAGATGGAGTATGGAGCTGCTTTTCAAAACCAACATGTCCATAA
- a CDS encoding 5'-nucleotidase, lipoprotein e(P4) family, with amino-acid sequence MKNFNFIIASCFFVLMTSCKTAAPTASANNAPYQNLGHNGKIYSAFYQQRAAEYKALCLQAYNIAKLRLDEALAQKSDKPLAIVSDIDETFLDNSYYAVERSKMGKNYDQKTWEEWTAKGIATPLTGAQEFYQYAAKKGVQVFYITNRVEQERAGTMKNLKKYDFPLQNEANLILRSKESSKENRRNDVAKNYNIVLLLGDNLADFASIFDKKTETERSAAVKNSANEFGKKFIIIPNTGYGDWESSFYQYKYDYTDQQKDSMMYDAVKATP; translated from the coding sequence ATGAAAAATTTTAACTTCATTATCGCAAGCTGTTTCTTTGTTTTGATGACATCATGCAAAACAGCGGCTCCAACGGCTTCTGCTAATAATGCTCCTTACCAGAACCTGGGACACAACGGAAAAATATATTCGGCTTTTTATCAGCAACGGGCAGCTGAGTATAAAGCTCTTTGTCTGCAGGCTTATAATATTGCCAAACTCCGTCTGGATGAGGCCTTAGCTCAAAAATCAGATAAGCCTTTGGCTATTGTTTCGGATATTGATGAGACTTTTTTAGACAATTCTTATTATGCTGTTGAGCGTTCAAAAATGGGAAAGAATTATGATCAGAAAACATGGGAAGAATGGACTGCCAAAGGCATTGCAACACCTCTTACCGGCGCACAGGAATTCTACCAGTATGCCGCAAAAAAAGGAGTTCAGGTTTTTTACATTACCAACCGCGTAGAACAGGAACGTGCAGGAACCATGAAAAATTTGAAGAAATACGATTTCCCTCTTCAAAATGAAGCCAACCTTATTCTTCGTTCAAAAGAAAGCAGCAAAGAAAACCGACGCAACGACGTTGCTAAAAATTATAATATTGTTTTGTTATTAGGTGATAACCTAGCCGATTTCGCCAGTATATTTGACAAAAAAACGGAGACAGAACGATCAGCAGCTGTGAAAAATTCGGCTAATGAATTTGGTAAAAAATTCATCATCATTCCAAATACCGGTTATGGAGACTGGGAGTCTTCATTTTATCAGTACAAATACGATTATACAGATCAACAGAAAGATTCTATGATGTATGATGCAGTGAAAGCAACTCCTTAA
- a CDS encoding transposase, which yields MNFKEIHIGKLIKIKVEELEINEDRISNFFKLPITEIRLMYDSQNISTDHLLRWCKLLEYDFFRLYSHHLILYAPLSAKSNSKETKSSSSLPVFRKNIYSRELISFILEQIESGEMTKNQVITEYRIPKSTLNKWSLKYSENRSSSEL from the coding sequence ATGAACTTTAAAGAGATCCACATTGGGAAATTAATCAAAATAAAAGTAGAAGAGCTGGAAATTAATGAAGACCGTATTTCTAATTTTTTTAAGTTACCGATAACGGAAATCAGACTCATGTATGATAGTCAGAATATCTCAACAGACCACTTACTCAGATGGTGCAAACTCCTTGAATATGATTTTTTCAGGCTGTATTCGCATCATCTCATTCTTTATGCACCGTTATCCGCAAAATCGAATTCAAAAGAAACGAAAAGCTCATCATCTTTACCTGTTTTCAGAAAGAATATCTATAGCCGGGAGTTGATAAGTTTTATCCTGGAGCAGATTGAAAGTGGAGAAATGACCAAAAATCAGGTGATCACAGAATACAGAATCCCCAAATCTACCTTAAATAAATGGAGCTTAAAATACTCTGAAAACCGGTCTTCTTCTGAATTGTGA
- a CDS encoding cupin domain-containing protein, giving the protein MATYTEKEIAAMGFVPAQQEYFTGKAWLKNYVFPDDKTDAYIGEVLFEPGTRNNWHTHGSNQILLVREGICYYQEEGKPVQKIKAGDFVNIMPGIKHWHGASPDEVMIHTAIGINAEKGLVNWMEPVTDKEYNEG; this is encoded by the coding sequence ATGGCAACGTATACAGAAAAAGAAATCGCAGCAATGGGGTTTGTCCCTGCGCAGCAGGAATATTTTACAGGCAAAGCGTGGTTGAAAAACTATGTGTTCCCGGATGATAAAACTGATGCCTACATAGGCGAGGTGCTATTTGAACCCGGCACACGCAATAACTGGCATACACACGGAAGCAATCAGATTTTACTGGTACGTGAAGGCATCTGCTACTATCAGGAAGAGGGCAAGCCTGTACAAAAAATAAAAGCAGGGGATTTTGTAAACATCATGCCTGGCATTAAACATTGGCACGGTGCATCTCCAGATGAAGTAATGATACATACGGCTATTGGCATCAATGCCGAAAAGGGATTGGTAAACTGGATGGAGCCTGTGACGGATAAAGAATATAACGAAGGCTAA
- a CDS encoding helix-turn-helix domain-containing protein, protein MNKIYIEKDLEWEDQITDHITYIPVAGASEMSNFRSPDSYVFIFFEKCKGVHSVDFLEYHESDHQIHISFPGQIHSWKTEIAVGHKLIVSRKFVEMNLFGTKFSSQHLNNLPIVTLSESQSNKLRNEFILLNQEIQDKTIRSKIISLRTQLIINLISHMVNENSIDEVDQVKISPIVSNFSRLIEAHFPESKSVKFYADKLAVTPNYLNILVKGETGQTAKDIIDSRVVLEAKRMLLGTSQTIKEISLDLGFHSIPFFSAYIYRKTGFYPKRFRETGM, encoded by the coding sequence GTGAATAAGATATACATAGAAAAAGATCTTGAGTGGGAAGATCAGATTACAGACCATATTACCTATATTCCTGTGGCAGGAGCAAGTGAAATGTCTAATTTTCGCTCTCCTGATTCCTATGTATTTATTTTTTTTGAAAAATGTAAAGGGGTGCACTCTGTTGACTTTTTAGAATATCACGAGTCAGATCATCAGATTCATATATCATTTCCCGGCCAGATCCATTCGTGGAAGACGGAAATTGCGGTTGGACATAAGCTTATTGTTTCAAGGAAATTTGTAGAAATGAATTTATTCGGGACAAAATTCTCTTCGCAACATCTTAATAATTTGCCTATTGTTACCCTTTCCGAGAGCCAATCCAATAAATTGCGCAATGAATTTATTTTGCTTAATCAGGAAATTCAGGATAAAACCATTCGTTCTAAAATAATCAGCCTGAGAACTCAATTGATTATTAATCTGATCAGTCATATGGTTAATGAAAATAGTATTGATGAGGTTGATCAAGTTAAAATTTCTCCCATCGTTTCTAATTTCTCCCGCTTAATTGAGGCTCATTTTCCGGAATCAAAATCCGTGAAGTTTTATGCAGACAAACTAGCGGTAACACCCAATTATCTTAATATTTTGGTGAAAGGTGAAACGGGGCAGACTGCCAAAGATATAATCGATTCAAGAGTAGTGCTGGAAGCGAAGAGAATGCTTTTAGGAACCAGTCAAACCATTAAGGAGATCTCGCTTGACCTGGGTTTTCACTCCATCCCTTTTTTTTCTGCTTATATCTATAGAAAAACAGGATTTTACCCGAAACGATTTCGCGAAACGGGAATGTAA
- a CDS encoding SDR family oxidoreductase: protein MKTMKALVLGANGAIAQHVITFLATKENIELTLFARNADPIKHFETSATIIEGDVLNTNDLNEAIKGQDIVYANLAGAVDKMAKEIVSAMDAHHVKRLIFVTSLGIYKEVAGKFGQWNERMIGSDLIPYRKAADIIEKSDLDYTIVRPSWLTNADETDYETTQKGEPFKGTEVARKAVAAYITGIIEHPEKDIKSSVGVNKPGVYGDKPAFY, encoded by the coding sequence ATGAAAACAATGAAAGCATTGGTATTAGGTGCAAATGGAGCAATTGCACAACATGTTATCACATTTCTTGCCACTAAGGAGAATATAGAATTAACCTTGTTTGCAAGAAATGCCGACCCTATAAAACATTTTGAAACATCAGCAACAATCATTGAAGGCGATGTATTAAACACAAATGATTTGAACGAAGCAATCAAAGGGCAGGATATTGTTTATGCCAACCTTGCGGGAGCAGTAGATAAAATGGCAAAAGAAATTGTTTCTGCAATGGATGCCCATCATGTGAAGCGTTTAATATTCGTAACCTCATTGGGCATTTATAAAGAAGTGGCTGGTAAGTTCGGTCAGTGGAATGAAAGAATGATTGGTTCTGACTTAATTCCTTACCGCAAAGCGGCTGACATTATTGAAAAATCGGATTTGGACTATACGATTGTTCGTCCGTCCTGGCTGACCAACGCTGATGAAACAGATTATGAAACCACACAAAAAGGCGAACCATTCAAAGGTACGGAAGTGGCAAGAAAGGCAGTAGCAGCCTATATTACTGGCATTATTGAGCATCCTGAAAAAGATATAAAATCAAGCGTGGGTGTCAATAAGCCGGGTGTTTATGGCGATAAGCCGGCTTTTTACTAA
- a CDS encoding alpha/beta hydrolase has protein sequence MSQQKINFKNSNNGNITMSAVINFPEGFNENQKYPVIVVSHPGGGVKEQASGLYAKKLAEQGFVSIAYDASYQGESTGEPRQLENPYIRTEDVSAVIDYLTTLPYIDQENIGAMGICAGAGYTANAAINDHRIKAVGMVSAVNIGSMFRNGWENNIKDADAMPYLLAGANARTAETKGEEQTMPLAPMKEEDAPNEELREAWEYYHTNRCQYPTAPGWTTLRSLTQIITYDAYNKAEAFFTQPLLVIVGSNAGSAWMSEDLVSRAASTDKTKYVVEGANHMTLYDGENEVNEAVGQLVPFFEKNLA, from the coding sequence ATGTCACAGCAAAAAATCAATTTCAAAAACAGCAACAACGGAAACATTACAATGTCAGCCGTTATCAATTTCCCTGAAGGATTTAACGAAAACCAGAAATATCCTGTCATTGTGGTTTCACATCCCGGTGGTGGTGTTAAGGAGCAGGCATCAGGACTATATGCAAAAAAACTAGCAGAGCAAGGCTTTGTAAGCATAGCTTATGATGCGTCATATCAAGGAGAAAGCACCGGAGAACCACGCCAGTTGGAAAATCCGTATATCCGTACAGAAGATGTAAGTGCGGTAATAGATTACTTAACAACATTACCCTACATTGACCAGGAAAATATCGGTGCAATGGGAATTTGTGCTGGTGCCGGCTATACCGCCAATGCAGCTATCAATGACCATCGTATCAAAGCTGTAGGAATGGTAAGTGCAGTTAATATCGGTTCAATGTTCCGTAACGGCTGGGAAAACAATATAAAAGATGCAGATGCAATGCCTTATTTATTGGCGGGGGCTAATGCAAGAACAGCAGAAACAAAAGGCGAAGAGCAAACAATGCCTTTGGCTCCGATGAAAGAGGAAGATGCACCGAACGAAGAATTAAGAGAGGCTTGGGAATACTACCACACCAACCGTTGTCAATACCCTACAGCACCGGGCTGGACAACGCTGAGAAGCCTTACGCAAATCATCACTTACGATGCGTATAATAAAGCAGAAGCATTCTTTACACAACCTTTATTGGTAATTGTGGGAAGTAATGCAGGCAGTGCATGGATGAGTGAAGACCTGGTTTCTCGTGCAGCTTCTACTGACAAAACCAAATATGTAGTAGAGGGAGCCAATCATATGACCTTGTATGATGGCGAAAATGAAGTGAATGAAGCGGTTGGCCAATTGGTTCCGTTCTTCGAGAAAAACCTTGCATAA
- a CDS encoding transposase, with protein MKNINEPDYKRIYNDLIKKKLPHKEKYCSKILSKDKLEILDVINLNSILFGAHPENQKYKAYNKKAVKKILTYQKKHNLNNLELAGVFSLSRNTITKWKRSIKV; from the coding sequence ATGAAAAATATAAACGAACCCGATTATAAAAGAATTTATAACGATCTCATTAAAAAAAAGCTACCTCATAAGGAGAAGTATTGCAGTAAGATTTTGAGCAAAGATAAATTGGAAATCCTCGATGTGATCAACTTAAACTCCATATTATTTGGAGCTCATCCTGAAAATCAGAAATATAAGGCTTACAATAAAAAGGCTGTAAAAAAAATCCTTACCTATCAGAAAAAACATAACCTGAATAACCTTGAATTGGCAGGAGTTTTTTCCCTTAGCCGGAATACCATTACCAAATGGAAAAGATCGATAAAAGTGTAA
- a CDS encoding helix-turn-helix domain-containing protein: MDEKIHHQSVSDSFQYNLNAYNGVLYQELIDNCLFEKEVNTDYFTVILFEKADGTHTIDLVEFPLKEFQMHLVFPGQIHQCNYENCIKAYRFVVSRQILDTFGNYLMFPFSFYMKHPSFKLSSEIFYRILYEFQNIYHELQHNENIWEIVLPRIRILTLMISKEACRLFFIDDENAATKKLAEFFKLVILHFRAEKNVKFYADKMSLSPNYLNIICKRYFNKTASSIINNELILEIKTLLINSNKSIKEIAFDLGFKDLSGFSVFFSNNTGMSPRDFLLKYHKSKIG; this comes from the coding sequence ATGGATGAAAAAATACATCATCAATCTGTCTCAGACAGCTTTCAGTATAATCTTAATGCCTATAATGGAGTATTGTATCAAGAATTAATTGATAATTGCCTGTTTGAGAAAGAAGTGAATACTGATTATTTTACCGTTATTTTATTCGAAAAAGCAGATGGCACGCACACCATTGATCTTGTTGAATTTCCACTGAAAGAATTCCAGATGCACCTCGTTTTTCCAGGGCAGATTCATCAGTGTAATTATGAAAACTGTATTAAAGCTTATCGGTTTGTTGTTTCCAGGCAAATACTTGATACTTTTGGTAACTATCTGATGTTTCCTTTTTCTTTCTATATGAAGCATCCCAGCTTTAAGCTTTCCTCCGAGATATTTTACAGGATTCTTTACGAATTTCAGAACATTTATCATGAGCTTCAGCACAATGAAAATATCTGGGAAATTGTACTGCCGAGGATAAGAATACTTACTTTAATGATTAGTAAAGAAGCCTGCAGGCTTTTCTTCATTGATGATGAAAATGCGGCCACTAAAAAGCTTGCAGAATTCTTTAAATTGGTCATACTGCATTTCAGAGCAGAAAAGAATGTGAAGTTTTATGCAGATAAAATGTCATTAAGTCCCAATTATCTTAACATTATCTGCAAACGATATTTTAATAAAACGGCTTCATCCATCATCAATAATGAATTGATACTTGAAATTAAAACATTACTGATTAATTCTAATAAATCCATTAAGGAGATTGCGTTTGATCTTGGATTTAAAGACCTGTCCGGATTTTCGGTTTTTTTTAGCAACAATACGGGAATGTCTCCCCGTGATTTTTTATTAAAATACCATAAGAGTAAGATCGGGTAA